A window of Nicotiana tabacum cultivar K326 chromosome 24, ASM71507v2, whole genome shotgun sequence contains these coding sequences:
- the LOC107794972 gene encoding late blight resistance protein R1-A-like codes for MEDIDICERTPALTSAEPSTRRSYASADEELVGFDDDARNVIQKLIGGPTELDIISIVGMGGIGKTTLARMLYNNHSTHFDVQVWCTVSETYNVRELLLEMLKQIMGDTHVTINDYSIVDVLSKILRTKKYLIVLDDIWEVKVWEELRLSFPDGGNGSRIMLTTRSAEVAMELKHHSDPYFLSCLSDKQSWELLQKKVFQGESCPPELQSVGAEIATLTKGLPLAVTVIAGILSQMERQASLWLEVAHKLCPSSLEQQLMGVMQLSYDHLEDHLKPCLLYMGLFPKRYEIPVSDLLKWWIAEEFVQNIDTLKLEETSRSCLYDLVSRSLVMVSKRRTNGEIKYCTVHDQVREFCMEKITKEKFMQPLVPYNPRQTSDSDEQRLCMYIHGTMKSNISKEMESFGQRQRPLEFIAHPKFSISESKRRLFPLLNNLRLIRVLHLLDIYLQDSWAAAFQSLTHLRFLAIFVKAFNINWVSHLLQLQTLRVRSSYIMISPAIWKMAKLRHVDINEFSITWEESSEIVLHNLKTLGMCYMSVSDMNPKFWGKFPNLEELSVHIDEFGNVPHLFSVSHASVNREIR; via the coding sequence ATGGAGGACATTGATATTTGTGAAAGAACTCCTGCTCTTACTTCTGCAGAGCCTTCCACCCGACGTAGTTATGCATCAGCTGATGAAGAGCTAGTGGGTTTCGACGATGATGCGAGAAATGTAATTCAAAAATTGATTGGAGGGCCAACAGAGCTGGACATTATCTCGATCGTTGGAATGGGCGGGATAGGTAAAACAACTTTGGCTAGAATGTTATACAATAATCATTCTACTCACTTTGATGTTCAAGTGTGGTGCACCGTTTCAGAAACATATAATGTGAGAGAGCTGTTGCTTGAGATGCTAAAACAAATTATGGGTGATACGCATGTTACTATAAATGATTATAGCATAGTTGACGTGTTGAGTAAGATTCTAAGAACAAAGAAATATCTCATCGTGTTGGATGATATATGGGAAGTCAAGGTATGGGAGGAATTGCGATTATCTTTCCCTGATGGAGGAAATGGAAGTAGAATAATGCTAACAACTCGATCTGCTGAAGTGGCTATGGAGCTTAAGCACCATAGTGATCCATATTTTCTTTCATGTCTTAGTGATAAACAGAGTTGGGAATTATTGCAGAAGAAAGTATTTCAAGGGGAAAGCTGTCCTCCGGAGCTACAGAGTGTAGGAGCAGAAATTGCCACACTCACTAAGGGATTGCCTCTGGCTGTTACCGTGATTGCTGGAATTCTTTCGCAAATGGAAAGGCAAGCTTCTTTGTGGCTTGAGGTTGCACATAAGTTATGTCCCAGTTCTTTAGAACAGCAGTTGATGGGGGTGATGCAATTAAGTTACGACCATTTAGAGGATCATTTAAAACCTTGCCTTCTGTACATGGGATTGTTTCCTAAACGTTATGAAATTCCAGTATCGGATTTGCTAAAGTGGTGGATAGCTGAGGAGTTTGTGCAGAACATTGACACGTTGAAGCTAGAAGAAACATCAAGGAGTTGCTTGTATGATCTTGTTAGCAGAAGCCTAGTAATGGTTTCTAAAAGAAGAACTAatggtgaaataaaatattgcaCAGTTCATGATCAAGTGCGTGAGTTTTGCATGGAAAAAATTACAAAAGAGAAGTTTATGCAGCCCTTAGTGCCTTATAATCCACGTCAAACTTCGGATTCAGATGAACAAAGGTTATGCATGTATATACATGGCACTATGAAAAGTAATATCTCCAAGGAAATGGAGTCTTTTGGACAACGTCAAAGGCCACTGGAGTTCATTGCTCATCCGAAATTCAGTATATCTGAAAGTAAGAGGCGGCTTTTCCCTTTACTCAACAACTTAAGACTTATCCGGGTGTTGCATTTATTGGATATCTACTTGCAAGATTCTTGGGCTGCTGCATTTCAATCACTAACTCACTTGAGGTTCCTTGCAATTTTTGTCAAAGCATTTAATATCAACTGGGTATCGCACCTACTCCAACTACAAACCTTGCGGGTTCGTTCATCTTATATAATGATATCACCTGCTATTTGGAAAATGGCAAAGTTGAGGCATGTGGATATAAACgaattctccataacatgggaaGAATCTTCAGAAATTGTGTTACACAACTTGAAGACTCTTGGCATGTGCTATATGTCCGTGTCTGACATGAATCCGAAGTTCTGGGGGAAGTTTCCAAATCTTGAAGAACTCAGTGTCCATATTGATGAATTTGGCAATGTTCCTCATTTATTCTCTGTTTCCCATGCCAGTGTCAATCGGGAAATCAGATAG